Proteins encoded by one window of Enterobacter hormaechei subsp. xiangfangensis:
- the treC gene encoding alpha,alpha-phosphotrehalase, with protein sequence MNTLPHWWQNGVIYQIYPKSFQDTTGSGTGDLRGVTQRLDYLKTLGIDAIWLTPFYISPQVDNGYDVANYTAIDPTYGTLDDFDELVARAHEHGIRIVLDMVFNHTSTQHAWFRESLDKASPYRQFYIWRDGTPDTLPNNWRSKFGGNAWRWHAESEQYYLHLFAPEQADLNWENPAVRAELKKVCEFWADRGVDGLRLDVINLISKDQDFPDDTLGDGRRFYTDGPRIHEYLQEMSRDVFTPRNLMTVGEMSSTSLENCQQYASLDGRELSMTFNFHHLKVDYPGGEKWTKAKPDFVALKTLFRHWQQGMHNKAWNALFWCNHDQPRIVSRFGDEGEHRVAAAKMLGMVLHGMQGTPYIYQGEELGMTNPHFSRITDYRDVESLNMFAEQRANGRDTDELLAILASKSRDNGRTPMQWDASHNAGFTEAEPWIGVCDNYETVNVRAALDDPDSVFYTYQSLIRLRKTLPVLTWGDYEDLLPDHPSLWCYRRQWQGQTLMVVANLSHLPQEWQADALSGESQVVISNYPAPHTSMLRPFEAVWWLKQ encoded by the coding sequence ATGAATACCCTTCCTCACTGGTGGCAGAACGGCGTCATCTATCAGATTTACCCAAAGAGTTTCCAGGATACCACCGGCAGCGGCACGGGCGATCTACGCGGCGTAACGCAGCGCCTGGACTACCTGAAAACCCTCGGCATTGACGCTATCTGGCTGACGCCGTTTTATATCTCGCCGCAGGTGGATAACGGTTACGACGTGGCGAACTACACTGCCATTGACCCGACCTACGGCACGCTGGACGACTTTGACGAACTGGTTGCCCGGGCGCATGAACACGGTATCCGCATCGTGCTGGATATGGTCTTTAACCACACGTCCACGCAGCACGCCTGGTTCCGCGAGTCGCTGGATAAAGCGAGTCCGTACCGCCAGTTCTATATCTGGCGGGACGGTACGCCGGATACGCTTCCCAACAACTGGCGCTCCAAATTTGGCGGCAACGCCTGGCGCTGGCACGCCGAAAGCGAACAGTATTATCTGCACCTGTTCGCACCGGAGCAGGCGGATCTCAACTGGGAAAACCCGGCGGTGCGCGCCGAGCTGAAAAAAGTGTGCGAGTTCTGGGCCGATCGCGGCGTGGACGGCTTGCGTCTGGACGTGATTAACCTGATTTCAAAAGATCAGGATTTCCCGGACGATACCCTCGGCGACGGTCGCCGCTTCTACACTGACGGGCCGCGCATCCACGAATATCTTCAGGAGATGAGCCGGGACGTCTTTACCCCGCGTAACCTGATGACGGTGGGCGAGATGTCCTCCACCTCGCTGGAGAACTGCCAGCAGTACGCGTCTCTTGATGGCCGCGAGCTGTCGATGACCTTTAACTTTCACCACCTCAAGGTGGACTACCCCGGCGGCGAAAAATGGACGAAGGCAAAGCCGGACTTCGTGGCGCTGAAAACCCTTTTCCGCCACTGGCAGCAGGGGATGCACAACAAAGCCTGGAACGCGCTGTTCTGGTGTAACCATGACCAGCCGCGCATCGTGTCGCGCTTTGGTGACGAAGGGGAACACCGCGTGGCGGCGGCGAAAATGCTCGGCATGGTGCTGCACGGGATGCAGGGCACGCCGTATATCTACCAGGGTGAAGAGCTGGGTATGACCAACCCGCATTTCAGCCGTATCACCGACTACCGCGACGTGGAAAGTCTGAACATGTTCGCCGAACAGCGGGCTAACGGACGCGATACCGATGAACTACTGGCGATTCTGGCGAGTAAGTCACGCGATAATGGCCGCACGCCGATGCAGTGGGACGCCTCGCATAATGCGGGCTTTACCGAGGCCGAGCCGTGGATTGGCGTTTGCGACAACTACGAAACCGTGAATGTCCGCGCGGCGCTGGACGACCCCGATTCGGTGTTCTACACCTACCAGTCGCTGATTCGCCTGCGCAAAACCCTGCCGGTACTGACGTGGGGGGATTATGAGGATCTCCTGCCTGACCACCCTTCCCTGTGGTGTTATCGCCGCCAGTGGCAGGGGCAAACGCTGATGGTGGTGGCGAACCTGAGCCATTTGCCTCAGGAATGGCAAGCGGACGCTCTCAGCGGCGAGTCGCAGGTGGTGATAAGCAACTACCCCGCCCCTCACACCTCAATGCTTCGTCCGTTTGAAGCCGTGTGGTGGCTAAAGCAGTAA
- the treB gene encoding PTS trehalose transporter subunit IIBC, translating to MSKVKQTDIDQLIVLVGGRDNIATVSHCITRLRFVLNDPAKANPKAIEELSMVKGCFTNAGQFQVVIGTEVGDYYQALLATTGHSSADKEQAKKAARQNMKWHEQLISHFAEIFFPLLPALISGGLILGFRNVIGDVPMSDGKTLAQMYPALQSIYDFLWLIGEAIFFYLPVGICWSAVRKMGGTPILGIVLGVTLVSPQLMNAYLLGQQTPEVWNFGLFTIAKVGYQAQVIPALLAGLALGFIETRLKRIVPDYLYLVVVPVCSLILAVFLAHAFIGPFGRMIGDGVAFAVRHLMTGSFAPIGAALFGFLYAPLVITGVHQTTLAIDMQMIQSLGGTPVWPIIALSNIAQASAVTGIIIVSRKHNEREISVPAAISAYLGVTEPAMYGINLKYRFPMLCAMIGSGLAGLLCGLNGVMANGIGVGGLPGILSIQPAYWQVFALAMAIAIIVPMALTTVVYQRKFRQGSLQIV from the coding sequence ATGAGTAAAGTCAAACAAACAGATATCGATCAGCTGATCGTCCTGGTCGGCGGACGCGACAACATCGCCACCGTCAGCCATTGCATTACCCGCCTGCGCTTCGTGCTGAACGATCCGGCCAAAGCCAACCCGAAGGCCATTGAAGAGCTTTCCATGGTTAAAGGCTGCTTCACCAATGCCGGGCAGTTCCAGGTGGTGATTGGTACCGAAGTGGGCGATTACTATCAGGCTCTGCTGGCGACTACCGGGCACTCTTCCGCAGATAAAGAGCAGGCGAAGAAGGCCGCGCGTCAGAATATGAAATGGCATGAGCAGCTGATTTCCCATTTTGCGGAGATCTTCTTCCCGCTGCTGCCAGCGCTGATCAGCGGGGGCTTAATTCTGGGCTTCCGTAACGTCATCGGCGATGTGCCAATGAGCGACGGCAAAACCCTGGCGCAGATGTACCCGGCGCTGCAAAGTATCTATGACTTCCTGTGGCTGATTGGCGAAGCGATCTTCTTCTATCTGCCGGTCGGGATCTGCTGGTCCGCGGTGCGCAAGATGGGCGGAACGCCAATTCTCGGTATCGTGCTCGGCGTGACGCTGGTCTCTCCGCAGTTAATGAACGCTTACTTACTTGGTCAGCAAACGCCAGAGGTGTGGAACTTCGGCCTGTTTACCATCGCCAAAGTGGGCTATCAGGCGCAGGTAATCCCGGCATTGCTGGCGGGTCTGGCGCTGGGCTTTATTGAGACGCGCCTGAAGCGCATCGTGCCGGATTACCTGTATCTGGTGGTGGTCCCGGTCTGCTCGCTGATCCTGGCGGTGTTCCTGGCGCACGCCTTTATCGGTCCGTTTGGCCGCATGATTGGCGACGGCGTGGCCTTCGCGGTCCGTCACCTGATGACCGGCAGCTTCGCGCCAATCGGTGCCGCGCTGTTTGGCTTCCTCTACGCTCCGCTGGTGATCACCGGCGTGCACCAGACCACGCTGGCGATCGATATGCAAATGATCCAGAGCCTCGGCGGTACGCCTGTCTGGCCGATCATCGCCCTGTCTAACATTGCGCAGGCCTCAGCGGTAACCGGCATCATCATCGTCAGCCGTAAGCACAACGAGCGTGAGATCTCCGTTCCGGCTGCTATCTCCGCTTACCTCGGCGTCACTGAACCGGCGATGTACGGTATCAACCTGAAATACCGCTTCCCGATGCTCTGCGCGATGATCGGCTCCGGTCTGGCGGGCTTGCTGTGCGGCCTGAACGGCGTGATGGCAAACGGGATTGGCGTCGGCGGCCTGCCGGGCATCCTCTCCATCCAGCCCGCTTACTGGCAGGTGTTTGCCCTGGCAATGGCCATCGCCATCATCGTCCCAATGGCGCTGACCACCGTGGTTTACCAGCGTAAGTTCCGTCAGGGCTCGCTGCAGATTGTTTAA
- a CDS encoding Hcp family type VI secretion system effector, with translation MSAPAHLWLEDENGSPIVGCCAMPLRLGSIELKSFSHGVTIPVDPSWGKLTGTRVHRPITIVKEFDQTTPLLYRAVCEGRTMKKATIKMYRILESGIEAEYFNIILENVKFTTVAPYLSPGSMTSTHLETLELRYEAITWKYTEGNILYRDSWNDRCCA, from the coding sequence ATGTCTGCTCCCGCACATTTATGGCTTGAAGATGAGAATGGCTCGCCGATTGTCGGTTGTTGTGCAATGCCACTGCGTCTTGGATCTATTGAATTAAAATCCTTTTCCCATGGCGTAACTATTCCGGTTGACCCAAGCTGGGGAAAACTCACTGGTACACGCGTACATCGGCCTATAACAATAGTCAAAGAATTTGATCAGACAACGCCGCTTCTTTACCGGGCAGTTTGCGAAGGGCGAACCATGAAGAAGGCGACAATTAAAATGTACCGTATTCTTGAGTCTGGGATTGAGGCTGAGTATTTCAATATTATTCTGGAAAACGTCAAGTTCACAACGGTAGCGCCGTATCTCTCCCCCGGCAGTATGACCAGTACCCACCTGGAAACGCTGGAGCTGCGCTATGAGGCAATTACCTGGAAGTATACCGAAGGCAATATCCTGTACCGTGATTCATGGAACGATCGCTGTTGCGCATGA
- the treR gene encoding trehalose operon repressor TreR, with the protein MQNRLTIKDIARLSGVGKSTVSRVLNNESGVSERTRERVEAVMNQHGFSPSRSARAMRGQSDKVVAIIVSRLDSLSENLAVQTMLPAFYEQGYDPIMMESKFSAQMVEEHLGMLQRRNIDGVVLFGFTGLKEDVLKPWQPSLVLLARDASGFASVCYDDEGAIVILMQRLYEQGHRHISYLGVPHADITTGKRRHEAYLAFCKKHNLPAVAALPGLGMKQGYEQVASVLTPQTTALVCATDTLALGASKYLQEQRIGELQLASVGSTPLMKFLHPEIISVDPGYAESGRQAAAQLIEQINGRAEPRQIVIPARLS; encoded by the coding sequence ATGCAGAACCGCCTTACGATTAAAGACATCGCGCGTTTAAGCGGCGTGGGGAAATCGACTGTCTCACGCGTGCTGAACAACGAAAGCGGTGTCAGCGAGCGCACACGCGAGCGCGTCGAGGCGGTGATGAATCAGCACGGTTTTTCCCCTTCCCGCTCCGCGCGCGCCATGCGCGGGCAGAGCGATAAAGTGGTCGCCATTATCGTCTCGCGTCTGGATTCCCTCTCCGAAAACCTCGCCGTACAGACGATGCTGCCCGCGTTCTACGAGCAGGGCTACGATCCGATCATGATGGAGAGCAAGTTCTCCGCGCAAATGGTGGAGGAGCATCTCGGTATGCTTCAGCGCCGTAATATTGATGGGGTGGTGCTGTTCGGATTTACCGGCCTAAAAGAGGACGTGCTTAAACCCTGGCAGCCGTCACTGGTGCTGCTGGCGCGCGACGCAAGCGGGTTTGCCTCTGTCTGTTACGATGACGAAGGGGCGATCGTGATCCTGATGCAGCGCCTGTATGAACAGGGCCATCGGCATATTAGCTATCTCGGCGTGCCGCATGCCGACATCACCACCGGCAAGCGTCGCCATGAAGCGTACCTGGCGTTTTGTAAAAAACACAATCTCCCCGCCGTGGCCGCGCTGCCTGGTCTGGGTATGAAACAGGGATATGAACAGGTCGCCAGCGTGCTGACGCCACAAACCACCGCCCTGGTATGCGCCACGGATACCCTTGCATTGGGTGCGAGCAAATATTTGCAGGAGCAGCGCATCGGGGAGCTGCAATTAGCGAGCGTGGGAAGCACGCCGCTGATGAAGTTCTTACACCCGGAGATTATCAGCGTTGATCCGGGTTACGCCGAATCTGGCCGGCAGGCTGCCGCGCAGCTGATAGAGCAGATCAACGGGCGCGCTGAGCCGCGTCAGATCGTTATTCCTGCCCGTCTCTCATAG
- the mgtA gene encoding magnesium-translocating P-type ATPase, with the protein MLKNITRQLQALLSRHLPHRLIARDPLPNANTMAGAAIPTSLTERCLNVAAMDENEVWRAFGGHPEGLNAQEVSKIRAEHGDNQIPAQKPSPWWVHLWLCYRNPFNLLLTVLGIISYATEDLFAAGVIALMVGISTLLNFIQEARSTKAADALKAMVSNTATVSRVINDLGENAWIELPIDQLVPGDLVKLAAGDMIPADLRIIQARDLFVAQASLTGESLPVEKVARTRDPQQMNPLECDTLCFMGTTVVSGTAQAIVTATGGNTWFGQLAGRVSEQESEPNAFQKGIGRVSMLLIRFMMVMTPIVLLINGYTKGDWWEAALFALSVAVGLTPEMLPMIVTSTLARGAVKLSKQKVIVKHLDAIQNFGAMDILCTDKTGTLTQDKIVLENHTDIAGKTSERVLYSAWLNSHYQTGLKNLLDVAVLEGVDEESARMLSGRWQKVDEIPFDFERRRMSVVVSEQPDVHQLICKGALQEILNVSTQVRHNGEIVPLDETMLRRIKRVTDNLNRQGLRVVAVASKFLPAREGDYQRIDESDLILEGYIAFLDPPKETTAPALKALKASGITVKILTGDSELVAAKVCAEVGLDAGDVVVGSDIETLSDDELAQLAQRTTLFARLTPMHKERIVTLLRREGHVVGFMGDGINDAPALRAADIGISVDGAVDIAREAADIILLEKSLMVLEEGVIEGRRTFANMLKYIKMTASSNFGNVFSVLVASAFLPFLPMLPLHLLIQNLMYDVSQVAIPFDNVDDEQIQKPQRWNPADLGRFMLFFGPISSIFDILTFCLMWFVFHANTPEHQTLFQSGWFVVGLLSQTLIVHMIRTRRIPFIQSRAAWPLIVMTGIVMALGIALPFSPLASYLQLQALPLSYFPWLVAILAGYMVLTQMVKGFYSRRYGWQ; encoded by the coding sequence ATGCTGAAAAATATCACCCGGCAGCTGCAAGCGCTGCTGAGCCGTCACCTGCCACATCGCCTGATTGCGCGCGATCCGCTGCCAAATGCCAACACCATGGCGGGAGCGGCAATCCCCACCTCCCTGACCGAGCGCTGCCTGAACGTGGCGGCGATGGATGAAAACGAAGTCTGGCGCGCCTTTGGCGGCCACCCGGAAGGGCTGAACGCGCAAGAAGTGTCAAAAATCCGCGCGGAACATGGCGATAACCAGATCCCGGCGCAGAAACCCTCTCCCTGGTGGGTCCACCTGTGGCTCTGCTACCGCAATCCGTTCAACCTGCTGCTGACGGTGCTCGGGATTATCTCTTACGCCACTGAAGATCTGTTTGCCGCAGGCGTGATTGCCCTGATGGTAGGGATCTCCACGCTGCTGAACTTTATTCAGGAAGCGCGCTCCACCAAAGCGGCGGATGCGCTGAAAGCGATGGTCAGCAACACCGCCACCGTGTCGCGCGTGATTAACGACCTCGGCGAAAACGCCTGGATTGAGCTTCCCATTGACCAGCTGGTGCCGGGCGATCTGGTGAAGCTGGCGGCGGGGGACATGATCCCGGCGGATTTACGTATCATCCAGGCGCGGGATCTGTTTGTCGCGCAGGCGTCACTCACCGGTGAGTCCCTGCCCGTAGAGAAGGTAGCGCGGACCCGCGATCCGCAGCAGATGAACCCGCTGGAGTGCGACACCCTGTGCTTTATGGGCACCACGGTGGTTAGTGGCACCGCGCAGGCGATTGTCACCGCCACCGGCGGCAATACCTGGTTTGGACAGCTTGCCGGACGCGTCAGCGAGCAGGAGAGCGAGCCGAATGCGTTCCAGAAAGGCATTGGCCGCGTCAGCATGCTGCTGATCCGCTTTATGATGGTCATGACGCCGATTGTCCTGCTGATCAACGGCTACACCAAAGGCGACTGGTGGGAAGCGGCGCTGTTCGCGCTCTCCGTGGCTGTGGGCTTAACGCCGGAAATGCTGCCGATGATTGTCACCTCCACGCTGGCGCGCGGGGCGGTTAAACTCTCTAAACAAAAGGTGATTGTTAAACACCTCGACGCCATCCAGAACTTTGGCGCGATGGACATTCTTTGCACCGATAAAACCGGCACCCTGACCCAGGACAAAATCGTGCTGGAGAACCACACCGATATCGCCGGAAAGACCAGCGAACGGGTGCTGTACAGCGCGTGGCTGAACAGCCACTACCAGACCGGGCTGAAAAACCTGCTCGACGTGGCGGTGCTGGAAGGTGTGGATGAAGAGTCTGCCCGCATGCTCTCCGGGCGCTGGCAGAAGGTGGACGAAATTCCGTTCGACTTTGAACGACGCCGCATGTCGGTGGTGGTCAGCGAGCAGCCGGACGTGCATCAGCTGATCTGCAAAGGGGCATTGCAGGAGATCCTGAATGTTTCCACGCAGGTGCGCCATAACGGCGAGATCGTGCCGCTGGATGAGACCATGCTGCGCCGCATCAAACGCGTCACCGATAACCTGAACCGCCAGGGGCTGCGCGTGGTGGCGGTAGCCAGCAAGTTCCTGCCCGCGCGGGAAGGGGACTACCAGCGTATCGATGAATCTGATTTGATCCTCGAGGGGTACATCGCATTCCTCGATCCGCCGAAAGAGACCACCGCACCTGCGCTGAAAGCGCTGAAAGCGAGCGGTATCACCGTCAAAATTCTCACCGGCGACAGCGAGCTGGTGGCGGCAAAAGTGTGCGCCGAAGTGGGGCTGGACGCAGGCGACGTGGTGGTGGGGAGCGACATCGAAACGCTTTCTGACGACGAACTGGCGCAGCTTGCCCAGCGCACCACGCTGTTTGCCCGCCTGACGCCGATGCATAAAGAACGCATCGTCACTCTGCTGCGTCGCGAAGGGCATGTAGTGGGCTTTATGGGCGACGGCATCAACGATGCGCCGGCCCTGCGTGCGGCGGATATCGGTATCTCCGTAGACGGCGCGGTGGATATTGCCCGCGAAGCAGCGGATATCATTCTGCTGGAAAAGAGCCTGATGGTGCTGGAGGAGGGCGTCATCGAAGGGCGTCGCACCTTCGCCAATATGCTCAAATACATCAAAATGACCGCCAGCTCGAACTTCGGCAACGTCTTCAGCGTGCTGGTGGCGAGCGCGTTTCTGCCGTTTCTGCCGATGCTGCCGCTGCATCTGCTGATCCAGAACCTGATGTACGATGTCTCTCAGGTCGCCATCCCGTTTGATAACGTCGACGACGAGCAGATCCAGAAGCCGCAGCGCTGGAACCCCGCCGATCTGGGGCGCTTTATGCTGTTCTTTGGGCCGATCAGCTCCATCTTCGACATTCTGACCTTCTGCCTGATGTGGTTTGTGTTCCACGCCAACACCCCGGAACACCAGACGCTGTTCCAGTCCGGCTGGTTCGTGGTGGGGCTGCTGTCTCAGACGCTGATTGTGCACATGATCCGCACCCGCCGCATTCCGTTCATTCAGAGCCGTGCCGCGTGGCCGCTGATTGTGATGACGGGCATTGTGATGGCGCTCGGGATCGCGCTGCCGTTCTCGCCGCTGGCAAGCTACCTACAACTTCAGGCGCTACCGCTGAGCTACTTCCCATGGCTGGTGGCGATCCTCGCGGGTTACATGGTGCTGACGCAGATGGTGAAGGGGTTCTATAGCCGTCGGTATGGGTGGCAGTAA
- a CDS encoding beta-N-acetylhexosaminidase has protein sequence MLRYSLLTAGLMLGASAFAAPAGDLPLMPWPAKVERPTTQGALELNNQLTVSVSGDDLGDAVNRLRQRIALQTGWTLQPQAEKPDKPTIRIAIAKKVKPQPLPDSDESYKLTVDANGVNISANTRFGALRAMETLLQLMQNGAENTSIPWVTIEDSPRFPWRGLLLDSARHFLPIPDIKRQIDGMAAAKLNVLHWHLTDDQGWRFSSKRYPKLTQLASDGLFYTPEQMREIVRYAAERGIRVVPEIDMPGHASAIAVAYPELMSAPGPYAMERHWGVLKPVLDPTKEATYTFADAMVSELAAIFPDPYLHIGGDEVDDSQWKANAAIQRFMRDNKLADSHALQAYFNRKLETILEKHHRQMVGWDEIYHPDLPKSILIQSWQGQDALGQVAQNGYKGILSTGFYLDQPQSTAYHYRNEIVPQGLNGVDVIADTDSVQSWAFSMPRLKGKPVEGSFTLVKGDAGWRGFIDFAGKSRRAVDNIQWRDDNQVTFTVDTWMGETRPVVSVENDKLSGYFLVGNARYPISGTRLDAVPKGIPPVVPDPANEANLLGGEAALWAENVVASVLDIRLWPRAFAVAERLWSAKDVNDIDNMYTRLQAMDSWSTVSAGLQQHTQQQVQFTRLANNADTLPLQILAQALEPAQYYTRQHLKFQAGNYHQFEPLNRLADALNAESATVRQMNKWADRLVSDAEDTESADALRHVFNRWQNNTSDALALSENSYQLKAIKPVIQEVDKLSSIGLRLTDLVARQGTLDDKEIASIQSELDNAAKVQDEVVIAAVYPLETLLRATRNQ, from the coding sequence ATGTTACGGTACAGTCTCTTAACCGCCGGGCTCATGCTCGGCGCCTCCGCCTTTGCCGCACCGGCAGGCGACCTTCCCTTAATGCCCTGGCCTGCGAAGGTTGAACGCCCGACCACTCAGGGCGCGCTGGAGCTTAACAATCAACTCACCGTGAGCGTAAGTGGCGACGATCTGGGGGATGCGGTCAACCGCCTGCGCCAGCGCATCGCCCTTCAAACCGGCTGGACGCTACAGCCGCAGGCCGAAAAACCTGACAAGCCGACCATCCGCATCGCCATCGCCAAAAAGGTGAAGCCGCAGCCGCTGCCGGACAGCGATGAGAGCTATAAACTCACGGTGGACGCCAACGGCGTAAATATCTCCGCCAATACCCGCTTCGGCGCGCTGCGCGCCATGGAAACCTTGCTTCAGCTGATGCAGAACGGCGCCGAAAACACCTCGATCCCGTGGGTGACCATTGAAGATTCGCCGCGCTTCCCGTGGCGCGGGCTGCTGCTCGATTCGGCGCGCCACTTCCTCCCGATTCCGGATATTAAACGCCAGATCGACGGCATGGCCGCGGCGAAGCTCAACGTGCTGCACTGGCATTTGACCGACGATCAGGGCTGGCGCTTCAGCTCAAAGCGCTACCCTAAGCTGACCCAGCTTGCCAGCGACGGGCTGTTCTACACCCCTGAGCAGATGCGCGAGATTGTGCGTTACGCTGCCGAGCGCGGCATACGCGTGGTGCCGGAAATTGATATGCCGGGCCACGCCTCGGCGATTGCCGTCGCCTACCCGGAGCTGATGAGCGCGCCGGGGCCGTACGCCATGGAGCGCCACTGGGGCGTGCTGAAGCCAGTGCTGGATCCCACCAAAGAGGCAACTTATACCTTTGCCGACGCGATGGTCAGCGAACTGGCGGCGATCTTCCCGGATCCATATCTGCATATTGGCGGCGATGAGGTTGACGACAGCCAGTGGAAAGCGAACGCTGCGATCCAGAGATTCATGCGCGACAATAAACTGGCGGACAGCCACGCGTTGCAGGCGTATTTCAACCGCAAGCTGGAGACGATCCTTGAGAAGCACCACCGGCAGATGGTTGGCTGGGATGAGATCTACCATCCCGATCTGCCGAAAAGCATTCTAATCCAGTCCTGGCAGGGACAGGACGCGCTGGGGCAGGTGGCGCAGAACGGTTATAAGGGCATTCTCTCAACCGGTTTCTACCTCGATCAGCCGCAATCAACCGCCTACCACTACCGCAATGAAATTGTGCCGCAGGGGCTGAACGGCGTGGATGTGATAGCGGACACCGACAGCGTCCAGAGCTGGGCTTTCTCCATGCCGCGCCTGAAGGGCAAGCCGGTGGAGGGGAGCTTCACCCTAGTGAAAGGGGATGCCGGCTGGCGCGGGTTTATTGATTTTGCCGGGAAATCGCGTCGGGCGGTGGATAACATTCAATGGCGGGACGACAATCAGGTAACGTTTACCGTTGATACCTGGATGGGTGAAACGCGTCCGGTCGTTTCTGTTGAGAACGATAAGCTCAGCGGCTATTTCCTGGTGGGTAACGCCCGCTACCCGATTAGCGGCACGCGTCTGGACGCTGTGCCAAAAGGCATACCGCCGGTGGTGCCGGACCCGGCGAACGAGGCCAATCTGCTCGGCGGTGAAGCCGCGCTGTGGGCGGAAAACGTGGTCGCGTCGGTGCTGGATATCCGTCTGTGGCCGCGCGCCTTTGCGGTGGCGGAGCGGCTATGGTCGGCGAAGGACGTCAACGACATCGACAACATGTATACCCGGCTCCAGGCGATGGACAGCTGGTCGACGGTGTCGGCTGGACTACAGCAGCATACCCAGCAGCAGGTGCAGTTCACGCGCCTCGCCAACAATGCGGATACCCTGCCGCTGCAAATTCTCGCCCAGGCGCTTGAACCGGCGCAGTATTACACCCGCCAGCATCTTAAGTTCCAGGCTGGAAACTATCATCAGTTTGAGCCGCTCAACCGGCTCGCTGATGCGCTAAACGCGGAAAGTGCGACCGTGCGTCAGATGAATAAATGGGCGGACCGTCTGGTGAGCGACGCGGAAGACACGGAAAGCGCCGACGCGCTGCGCCACGTCTTTAACCGCTGGCAGAATAACACCAGCGACGCGCTGGCGCTAAGCGAAAACAGCTATCAGCTGAAGGCGATCAAGCCGGTGATTCAGGAAGTCGACAAGCTTTCGTCGATTGGCCTGCGGCTGACGGATCTGGTGGCGCGCCAGGGCACGCTGGATGATAAAGAGATTGCGTCGATCCAGAGCGAACTGGATAACGCGGCGAAGGTTCAGGACGAGGTGGTGATTGCGGCGGTGTACCCGCTGGAAACGCTGCTGCGCGCGACGCGGAATCAGTAG